DNA sequence from the Fimbriimonadaceae bacterium genome:
TTCCTTCACAAAAGTAGAGAGCAGTTCTTCAGTCGGAAGCTGGAAAGTGACGTTCATGTTCGACCGGCAATCGGCTTTAGCGTGTCCAGCATAGAAACCGGCGGAAGCATCGATGGCATCGTAAAGCACCTTGGCCTTGGCTTCGTTGCGCTTTTGGATCGCCGTTAGCCCGCCTTCTTTCTTCACCCACTTATAAACCAATCCGCACACGTAGATCGCAAAGCACGGTGGGGTGTTGAACATGGAACCGTTGTCCGAAATCGCTTTGTAGCTGAGCATGGGGTGGAACGGCTCGGGTGTGCGAGCAAGCAGGTCTTCCCGCAGGATCACGAGCGTAGCGCCTGCGGGGCCCATGTTCTTCTGTGCTCCCGCATAGATCATGGCGTACTTGCTGACATCAACCGGACGGCTCATGATGTTTGAGCTCATGTCGCATACCGAGGTCACAGGCAGGTCGGGATCGCTCTTGAACTCGACTCCGTGGATGGTCTCGTTGCTCACCCAGTGAACGTAAGATGCGTTGGGTGAATAGTCGAGCTTTGTGAGGTCGGGCACCTCCGAATAGTTGTGGGGTTTGCCGTCGTAGATGACCTTGCATTCGCCGACGAGCGGCGCTTGTTGGCTGGTCTTCTTGCCCCAATATCCGGTGACGACGTAGTCGCCCACGCCTTCCCCGAGCAGGTTCATCGCATGAGCGGTGTTTTGAAGAGTCGCGCCGCCCTGCATGAAGAACGTTTTGTAGTTCTCGGGCACGTTGAACACGCGGCGGAAGGTCTCCAGCGTCTCGTCAAGGATGTCCATGAACTCTTTGCTGCGGTGGCTCATCTCCATGACGGACATGCCCTTGCCCTTGTAGTTCATCAGGTCGTCGCGGATCTCTTCGAGCACCTCAACAGGGAGGGTGCACGGTCCGGCGGAGAAGTTAAAAACGCGGTCGTACGCGGTCTTGACGGCGGTGACGCTCATAGCGTTATTTTAGCATGGGGGACCCTCCATTTATCAGACTGTTGAACCCCGTGGATCAATCCTCATATCTTTGCCCTAAACGAAAGTCGGGACCAGTTTCGAGAAACAACTTGAGAGTTTCGCTGTGCGTAGGATGTGGGAAAACCACGAACGGCTTCTCTGGGGAGCGTGTGGCGAGTATCAGTGCTGAACACCACGCATTCTGAACCCCAAAATAGCCATTGCCAGCGGTCGTCCATCCTACACCCGATGGGTCCGCTTTGAACACCGCGCTTCCATACAGTGCCTGCCATAAACAATCCTCTTCAAACAACGACAACATGGGCAATTCAATGACGATAATATTTAGTTGATCAGAGCTTGCTTTGGGCGCAAAACTCGGCTTTGCTTTTTTGAAGCGCGTAGACAAGGAATCGCGCAAGTCGTCTTCGCGCACTTCTTGCGCGAATCCCAAAGTGTCCACTGGAGCCCAGGTGGTTCCTCGCTTGACACCCTTTTTTTCTTGGTTGGTCAATGTTATCTGGACATAACAGTTAGTACTGGCATCCAGCCAATCTACATGCAGGCCAACTGGTAACTGATCTATATTCTGAGAAAACCATCGTTTAAGACGTTCAAAAGCCTCTTCATCCAAGTCCCGTTCTACGGCTATATCAAGTACCAAGCCAGGTTCTCTTTCACAGTATTTCTTCTCGCACCATGATAGGAATCGTTCAAGCCAAAGCTCGTTTGAGAGATTTAGAACAGCCTTGCACTGAAAGTTGATCCTTGCTGTGCCTTGCCAGACGACCAAATCAGGAGGCGATGTTGCAGGCGGACAAGGTGGAGGCTCATACTCGATTTTTGCTTCAGGAAAACTACGGCATAGCCGTTCGGCTAGACTGACCTCAAGCAAGTCCCCCTGGACTTTGGTCAAAGAGGACATTTGTGCCAGGAGCCGATCCACGAGTTTTCCCAAACCGCGCTGATCAAGAGTTTGTATTGTTTTGCACAACCATCCGTGCGCCTCGTTCTCCGGATTCTTGAGTCCCGAAAGAGTTGGGTGCATTCCCTCGTGAATGAGTGATGATAAACTCGTCGGATTACGCACGCTAAGCCTCCCAGCAAATTCTATCGCGATCTTTAGTATGAGCCAGAATTTCCGCTACGAACTTCTCTCCACCTGCCAGCGCACAGGCGCGCGCCGGGGACGCATCCACACGCACCACGGAACGGTCGAAACCCCGTGTTTCATGCCGGTGGGTACGCAGGGCACTGTCAAGACCGTCGGCAGCGAAGACCTGGAGGCCCTTGGCTTCGAGCTCATCCTCAGCAACACTTATCACCTTGGCCTGCGCCCCGGCAGCGACCTCATCGACCGCTTCGGGGGGCTGCACAAGTTCATGAGTTGGAAGGGGGCGATCCTCACCGATTCCGGCGGCTACCAAGTGATGAGCCTTTCCGATATGCGAAAGATCACCGACGAAGGTGTCAAATTCAAGTCGCACCTCGACGGAACGGAGATGTTCCTCACGCCTGAGCAGTCGATGAAGATTCAGGACGAGCTGGGCGTGGATATCGCCATGGCTCTGGATGTCTGCCCGCCCTATCCTTGCACCCGTGACGAAGCCGTCGCTGCCATGCACCAAACCCACCGCTGGGCCGGACGATGTTTGGAATCCAGGAAAAAGGGTGCGCTGTTTGGGATCGTCCAGGGAGGAGTGCATGAAGACCTGCGCCAAGAATCCGCCGATTTCATCACCAAACTCCCGTTCGATGGTTTTGCCATCGGCGGTGTGAGTGTTGGCGAGCCGACTGAGATGCAGCGCCCCGTCGTCAAGTTTGCCTCGCCTCTGCTGCCCAAGGACAAGCCCCGCTACCTGATGGGCGTCGGCCATCCTCAAGACATCATTCACGCGGTGCGATGTGGGATCGACATGTTCGACTGTGTCCTCCCAACCCGCCAAGCACGGCATCATTCGTTGTACACGATGCAGGGCCGGGTGAACGCCATGGCGTTAAAATGGGCCGAGCACGACGGACCGATT
Encoded proteins:
- the serC gene encoding phosphoserine transaminase; its protein translation is MSVTAVKTAYDRVFNFSAGPCTLPVEVLEEIRDDLMNYKGKGMSVMEMSHRSKEFMDILDETLETFRRVFNVPENYKTFFMQGGATLQNTAHAMNLLGEGVGDYVVTGYWGKKTSQQAPLVGECKVIYDGKPHNYSEVPDLTKLDYSPNASYVHWVSNETIHGVEFKSDPDLPVTSVCDMSSNIMSRPVDVSKYAMIYAGAQKNMGPAGATLVILREDLLARTPEPFHPMLSYKAISDNGSMFNTPPCFAIYVCGLVYKWVKKEGGLTAIQKRNEAKAKVLYDAIDASAGFYAGHAKADCRSNMNVTFQLPTEELLSTFVKEADAVKLNGLKGHRSLGGIRASIYNAFPLEGCQVMAEFMADFAKRNG
- the tgt gene encoding tRNA guanosine(34) transglycosylase Tgt produces the protein MSDDKLVGLRTLSLPANSIAIFSMSQNFRYELLSTCQRTGARRGRIHTHHGTVETPCFMPVGTQGTVKTVGSEDLEALGFELILSNTYHLGLRPGSDLIDRFGGLHKFMSWKGAILTDSGGYQVMSLSDMRKITDEGVKFKSHLDGTEMFLTPEQSMKIQDELGVDIAMALDVCPPYPCTRDEAVAAMHQTHRWAGRCLESRKKGALFGIVQGGVHEDLRQESADFITKLPFDGFAIGGVSVGEPTEMQRPVVKFASPLLPKDKPRYLMGVGHPQDIIHAVRCGIDMFDCVLPTRQARHHSLYTMQGRVNAMALKWAEHDGPIDPMSIFPGTERYSAAYLRHLFKAKEALGARIASLHNLAFYARLMEEIRKAIENDAWAELEERYAKA